A single Triticum dicoccoides isolate Atlit2015 ecotype Zavitan chromosome 2A, WEW_v2.0, whole genome shotgun sequence DNA region contains:
- the LOC119353840 gene encoding uncharacterized protein LOC119353840, which produces MKAVASHQYHGVRPPSPTPATKISIPVSAGGGAEAALLGKGRYKAWALVAIALLALWSMFAASVTLRWSSGDLAAVPWDLSSPLLDDLDPLEMEEREKLVRRMWDLYTRTGDHVWLPRFWQEAFEAAYEELAGDDTPASDAAVSEIARMAIHRPELEQARNNN; this is translated from the exons ATGAAGGCCGTCGCCAGCCACCAGTACCACGGCGTCCGTccaccctcgccgacgccggcgacTAAGATCTCCATTCCCGTCTCCGCCGGCGGGGGCGCGGAGGCGGCGCTGCTCGGGAAGGGGCGGTACAAGGCGTGGGCCCTCGTCGCCATCGCTCTCCTCGCGCTCTGGTCCATGTTCGCCGCCTCCGTCACCCTCCGCTGGTCCTCCGGCGACCTTGCCGCCGTCCCCTGGGACTTGAGTAGTCCCCTCCTCGACGACCTCGACCCGCTC gAGATGGAGGAAAGGGAGAAACTAGTGCGCCGGATGTGGGACTTGTACACGCGCACTGGTGATCATGTATGGCTTCCACGGTTCTGGCAAGAAGCATTTGAGGCTGCATATGAGGAGCTTGCTGGTGATGATACACCTGCAAGTGACGCAGCTGTATCGGAGATTGCTCGCATGGCAATTCACAGGCCTGAGCTTGAGCAGGCACGTAATAATAATTAG